The following are from one region of the Nymphaea colorata isolate Beijing-Zhang1983 chromosome 7, ASM883128v2, whole genome shotgun sequence genome:
- the LOC116257220 gene encoding L-type lectin-domain containing receptor kinase V.9-like translates to MTIQAWIEYDGQMKQLKVTIAPLSHPLQPNRSLISYPIDLSPILLEHMYAGFSSGTDRLVSKHYILGWSFKMSEQHLDLSRLPSISDESPLWKSSKLNRKLTSKKIEGWEIDYPHRFSYRELYRATKGFKDELGKGSFDGVYKGVMPGTGLEVAVKKVSPESKQGMREFVADVSSLGRMRHINLVQLHGWCR, encoded by the exons ATGACCATTCAGGCATGGATAGAATATGATGGACAGATGAAGCAGCTGAAGGTCACCATAGCTCCATTGTCACACCCACTCCAGCCTAACCGCTCACTCATTTCATATCCCATTGATCTGTCCCCTATTCTGCTTGAACACATGTATGCTGGATTCTCTTCTGGTACAGACAGGCTGGTTAGCAAGCACTATATTTTGGGATGGAGCTTCAAGATGAGCGAACAACACCTGGACCTTTCACGCCTTCCCTCTATTAGTGATGAATCTCCTCTGTGGAAGTCTTCTAAGTT GAATCGAAAGCTGACATCCAAGAAGATAGAAGGATGGGAGATAGACTACCCACATAGGTTCTCATACAGGGAACTCTACAGGGCAACCAAGGGTTTCAAGGATGAATTGGGCAAAGGAAGTTTCGACGGTGTCTACAAAGGTGTGATGCCAGGCACCGGATTGGAAGTTGCAGTCAAGAAAGTATCGCCTGAGTCAAAACAAGGAATGAGGGAGTTTGTTGCAGATGTGTCGAGCTTGGGGAGGATGAGACACATAAACTTGGTCCAATTGCATGGTTGGTGTAGATGA
- the LOC116258142 gene encoding L-type lectin-domain containing receptor kinase SIT2-like, protein MPNGSLDSLLFDVKAGILSWEQRFNILKGIASSLLYLHEEWEQVVVHRDVKASHVLLDGDLNGRLSDFGLAILYEHGTNPKTTHIIGSFGYMALELSHIYKSKSSDVYSYGALLLKVACGRRPFEPRKPSEEIILVELVDYLWQGGQTLDAMDKKLENCYVVEEGELVLKLGVLCSQTAPEYLMAMPRCKNI, encoded by the coding sequence ATGCCAAATGGGAGCCTAGACAGTTTGCTTTTTGATGTGAAAGCAGGAATCCTCAGTTGGGAACAGAGGTTCAATATTCTGAAGGGAATTGCTTCCAGCCTGCTGTATCTTCATGAAGAATGGGAGCAAGTGGTTGTGCACAGGGATGTGAAAGCAAGTCATGTGTTGTTGGATGGTGATCTAAATGGCAGGTTGAGTGATTTTGGGCTTGCCATACTCTATGAGCATGGGACCAACCCAAAGACAACCCACATCATTGGGAGTTTCGGGTACATGGCGCTGGAGCTCTCCCACATCTACAAGTCCAAGAGTTCGGATGTGTATTCTTATGGTGCCTTACTCCTAAAGGTGGCCTGTGGAAGGAGGCCTTTTGAGCCCAGGAAGCCCTCTGAGGAGATTATTCTGGTGGAGTTAGTTGACTATTTGTGGCAAGGTGGACAAACACTGGACGCTATGGACAAGAAGCTTGAGAATTGCTATGTGGTGGAGGAAGGAGAGCTTGTGCTGAAGCTTGGCGTGCTCTGCTCACAGACTGCGCCTGAATATCTAATGGCAATGCCTCGGTGCAAGAATATCTAA